One Thioclava electrotropha DNA segment encodes these proteins:
- a CDS encoding 3-oxoacid CoA-transferase subunit B, with amino-acid sequence MSDARSRMVARAAREIAPGMVVNLGIGLPTKVVNHLPADFPVCLHSENGLTGIGPTLPPERADRNLIDAGGAYVSTIPGSAFFDSAVSFALVRSGRLDLTLLGAFEVAQNGDLANWKIPGKFSPGAGGAIELAQKARRVVVMTTHCDRKGNPKLLETCSLPLTAKGRVARIYTDMAVVDVTAQGFALVELAEGISETEIREATGAPLALPQGDIPRF; translated from the coding sequence TTGTCAGACGCTAGATCCCGCATGGTGGCCCGTGCCGCGCGCGAAATCGCGCCCGGCATGGTCGTGAACCTGGGCATCGGCCTGCCCACCAAGGTGGTCAACCATCTGCCCGCCGACTTCCCCGTCTGCCTGCATTCGGAAAACGGGCTAACCGGGATCGGGCCGACGCTGCCGCCCGAGCGCGCCGACCGCAATCTTATCGACGCGGGCGGGGCCTATGTCTCCACGATCCCCGGCTCGGCCTTTTTCGACAGCGCGGTGAGCTTCGCGCTGGTGCGCTCGGGGCGGCTCGACCTGACGCTGCTGGGCGCCTTCGAGGTCGCGCAGAACGGCGATCTGGCGAACTGGAAGATCCCGGGCAAGTTCTCGCCCGGCGCAGGCGGCGCGATCGAACTGGCGCAGAAGGCGCGCCGCGTCGTCGTGATGACCACCCATTGCGACCGCAAGGGCAACCCGAAGCTGCTCGAGACCTGCTCGCTGCCGCTGACCGCGAAGGGGCGCGTGGCGCGGATCTATACCGACATGGCGGTCGTGGACGTGACCGCGCAGGGCTTCGCGCTGGTCGAACTGGCCGAGGGCATCTCCGAGACGGAGATCCGCGAGGCGACCGGCGCACCCCTTGCGCTGCCGCAAGGCGACATTCCCAGATTCTGA
- a CDS encoding CoA transferase subunit A, giving the protein MKLPDKSIAMEEVVAQIPDGATVLVGGFGVPGTPFALLRELARQGQRDLVLVKNDANEAGMGIDHLIAGGQVRKLIVTHLGLNANAIAAMNEGRMEVEFCAQGILAERIRAGGAGLGAILTDIGIDTELAQGKQVVEMNGRPMLVEPALRGDVALVHAARADCFGNLAYAATARNFNPLMAMAATRVIAETEELLPLGGIDPDAAESPGAFIDHVVKLDAISEEYGIVRR; this is encoded by the coding sequence ATGAAGCTGCCCGACAAATCCATCGCGATGGAAGAGGTAGTGGCGCAGATCCCCGACGGCGCCACGGTGCTGGTGGGCGGCTTCGGCGTGCCCGGCACCCCCTTCGCGCTGCTGCGCGAGCTGGCCCGTCAGGGGCAGCGCGACCTCGTGCTGGTCAAGAACGACGCCAACGAGGCGGGCATGGGCATCGACCACCTGATCGCGGGCGGTCAGGTGCGCAAGCTGATCGTCACCCATCTCGGCCTCAACGCCAACGCCATCGCGGCGATGAACGAGGGCCGGATGGAGGTCGAGTTCTGCGCGCAGGGCATCCTCGCCGAGCGTATCCGTGCCGGCGGCGCGGGGCTTGGCGCGATCCTCACCGATATCGGCATCGACACCGAATTGGCGCAGGGCAAGCAGGTGGTCGAGATGAATGGCCGTCCGATGCTGGTCGAACCGGCTCTGCGTGGCGATGTGGCGCTGGTCCATGCCGCGCGCGCCGATTGCTTCGGCAACCTCGCCTATGCCGCCACCGCGCGCAATTTCAACCCGCTCATGGCGATGGCCGCGACCCGCGTGATCGCCGAGACCGAAGAGCTGCTGCCGCTGGGCGGGATCGACCCGGACGCGGCCGAGAGCCCCGGCGCCTTCATCGACCACGTCGTGAAACTCGACGCGATTTCGGAGGAGTATGGCATTGTCAGACGCTAG
- a CDS encoding aminotransferase family protein, whose translation MTAEKSHLFYQSRQPRPFLERSEGIYHYDENGKRYIDGSSGAMVSNIGHSNPRVLEKMKAQMDRSTFGYRLHFRTHPSEDLAARVAARMPEGLDKVFFVSGGSEAVETAIKLARQYAVTQGEESRYKVISRLPSYHGATMGSLSVTGSPLFTGKFAPMFTEMPKIPAPTCYLDRDNLTEEERGIKYAEMLREKIEAEGPETVLAFLMEPVGGASTGALVAPDSYYTRVAEICREYGILLIYDEVMTGAGRTGKFLAAEHWGITPDIVALSKGFGAGYAPLGAVVARHDMVEALLDAGGFLHGFTYAGNPLACAAGLAVLDELEEQDLIGNAARMGDVLKARLTGLMDRYPFIGDVRGKGLLLAFELVSDRETMKVLPKEWNAHTELVELAYERGLIIYSRRTRGGYEGDHFLVCPPLIVTEAQIDEIMAILTDALDTFAANHDLPVVEEVSA comes from the coding sequence ATGACGGCTGAAAAGTCTCACCTGTTCTACCAGTCGCGCCAGCCGCGGCCCTTCCTCGAACGCTCCGAGGGAATCTACCACTACGACGAGAACGGGAAACGCTACATCGACGGTTCCTCGGGGGCGATGGTCTCCAATATCGGCCATTCCAATCCGCGCGTGCTGGAGAAGATGAAGGCGCAGATGGACCGTTCGACCTTCGGCTACCGGCTGCATTTCCGCACGCACCCCTCCGAGGATCTCGCGGCACGGGTCGCCGCGCGGATGCCCGAAGGGCTCGACAAGGTGTTCTTCGTGTCCGGCGGCTCCGAGGCGGTCGAAACCGCGATCAAGCTCGCACGCCAATACGCCGTCACGCAGGGCGAGGAGAGCCGCTACAAGGTGATCTCGCGGCTGCCCTCCTATCACGGTGCGACGATGGGCTCGTTGAGTGTGACCGGCAGCCCGCTCTTCACCGGGAAATTCGCGCCGATGTTCACGGAGATGCCGAAGATCCCGGCGCCGACCTGCTACCTCGACCGCGACAACCTCACAGAGGAAGAACGCGGCATCAAATATGCCGAGATGCTGCGCGAGAAGATCGAGGCGGAGGGCCCCGAGACGGTGCTCGCCTTCCTGATGGAGCCGGTGGGCGGAGCCTCGACCGGCGCGCTCGTGGCGCCTGACAGCTATTACACCCGCGTGGCCGAGATCTGCCGCGAATACGGCATCCTGCTGATCTACGATGAGGTGATGACCGGGGCCGGGCGCACCGGCAAGTTCCTCGCGGCCGAGCATTGGGGGATCACCCCCGACATCGTCGCGCTCTCGAAAGGGTTCGGGGCGGGCTACGCGCCGCTGGGCGCCGTGGTCGCGCGTCACGACATGGTCGAGGCGCTGCTCGACGCGGGCGGCTTCCTGCATGGCTTCACCTATGCGGGCAACCCGCTGGCCTGCGCGGCCGGTCTCGCGGTGCTCGACGAGTTGGAAGAGCAGGACTTGATCGGCAATGCCGCGCGGATGGGCGATGTTCTCAAGGCCCGGCTGACCGGTCTGATGGACCGCTATCCCTTCATCGGCGACGTGCGCGGCAAGGGCCTGCTGCTGGCGTTCGAACTGGTCTCGGACCGCGAGACGATGAAGGTTCTGCCGAAAGAGTGGAACGCCCATACCGAGCTGGTCGAACTGGCCTATGAGCGCGGTCTCATCATCTATTCGCGTCGCACGCGGGGCGGCTACGAGGGCGACCATTTCCTCGTCTGCCCGCCGCTGATCGTGACCGAGGCGCAGATCGACGAGATCATGGCGATCCTCACCGACGCGCTCGATACCTTCGCCGCCAATCACGACCTGCCGGTGGTCGAGGAGGTCAGCGCATGA
- a CDS encoding amino acid ABC transporter ATP-binding protein, whose product MTEKKSFVEIRHAQKSYGTLEVLKDISLNVERGQIVAIIGPSGSGKSTLLRAINDLDPLTGGEVWLDGVQVNKSLPHNQYEKHINQMRQDIGMVFQHFNLFPHLSVRDNVTMAPKLLKKISDKEANKLAEEQLDHVGMLERIDYYPAQLSGGQKQRVAIARALAMKPKLMLFDEATSALDPELVEEVNLVMKKLAQEHMTMIIVTHEMDFAASVCDRVLFMDKGVVVEEGPPEQVFKNPTQERTRNFLRKHLEGAK is encoded by the coding sequence ATGACAGAGAAAAAATCCTTCGTCGAAATCCGTCACGCCCAGAAATCCTACGGCACGCTGGAAGTGCTCAAGGACATCTCGCTCAACGTGGAGCGTGGCCAGATCGTCGCGATCATCGGGCCCTCGGGCTCGGGGAAATCCACGCTGCTGCGCGCCATCAACGATCTCGACCCGCTCACCGGCGGCGAGGTTTGGCTCGACGGGGTGCAGGTGAATAAGTCCCTGCCGCACAACCAGTATGAGAAGCACATCAACCAGATGCGTCAGGACATCGGCATGGTGTTCCAGCACTTTAACCTATTCCCGCATCTCAGCGTTCGGGACAACGTGACGATGGCGCCGAAGCTGCTGAAGAAGATCTCCGACAAGGAGGCCAACAAGCTCGCCGAAGAGCAGCTCGATCACGTCGGCATGCTGGAGCGGATCGACTATTACCCGGCGCAGCTTTCGGGCGGTCAGAAGCAGCGTGTGGCCATTGCCCGCGCGCTCGCGATGAAGCCGAAACTGATGCTGTTCGACGAAGCCACCTCGGCGCTCGATCCCGAGCTGGTGGAAGAGGTGAACCTGGTCATGAAGAAGCTCGCGCAAGAGCACATGACCATGATCATCGTCACCCACGAGATGGATTTCGCCGCCTCGGTCTGCGACCGCGTGCTGTTCATGGACAAGGGCGTCGTGGTCGAAGAGGGCCCGCCCGAGCAGGTCTTCAAGAACCCGACCCAGGAACGGACCCGGAATTTCCTGCGCAAACATCTCGAAGGTGCAAAATGA
- a CDS encoding amino acid ABC transporter permease translates to MGLDFSVIPPFYGTLLLGVLWTIAITAASALLSFFGGILLAVIALYAPAIIRLPVRFIAWLFMGTPLLLQLFLIYFGLVQIGIDLPAFVAGVIGLGFHFAVYNSELIQTAMLAVDKGQMEAARTLGLSRRQALVKVVVPQAVRDVLPPIGNNMIALLKDSALVSVIGVSELTLSAQRAIGQTYRAFEFYAAAAVLYYIINLGMEAVIRWFENRNRLYR, encoded by the coding sequence ATGGGTCTCGATTTCTCCGTCATCCCGCCTTTCTACGGCACGCTCCTGCTGGGTGTCCTGTGGACCATCGCCATCACCGCCGCCTCGGCCCTGCTGAGCTTCTTCGGGGGTATCCTGCTCGCGGTGATCGCGCTTTATGCGCCTGCCATCATCCGCCTGCCGGTGCGCTTCATCGCCTGGCTCTTCATGGGCACGCCGCTGCTGCTGCAACTCTTCCTGATCTATTTCGGGCTGGTGCAGATCGGTATCGACCTTCCGGCCTTCGTGGCAGGTGTGATCGGCCTCGGCTTCCACTTCGCCGTCTATAACTCCGAGCTGATCCAGACCGCGATGCTCGCGGTGGACAAGGGTCAGATGGAGGCCGCGCGCACGCTGGGCCTGTCGCGCAGGCAGGCGCTCGTCAAGGTCGTGGTGCCGCAGGCGGTGCGCGACGTGCTGCCGCCCATCGGCAATAACATGATCGCGCTTCTGAAAGACTCGGCGCTGGTCTCGGTGATCGGGGTGTCGGAACTGACGCTCTCGGCGCAGCGCGCAATCGGCCAGACCTACCGCGCCTTCGAGTTCTACGCGGCCGCTGCCGTCCTCTACTACATCATCAATCTCGGCATGGAGGCGGTGATCCGCTGGTTCGAGAACCGCAACCGCCTCTATCGCTGA
- a CDS encoding amino acid ABC transporter permease, with product MDIELILKVYPYFLKAAVITVELSVLTIVLGLICGALGAASRLSRFAILRFIGAAYVSFFRGTPALIQLFLLYFGGPQIGIQLDAFQAGVIGLGVNIGAYMTETMRGAIVAVDRGQTEAARTLGLSKAQAFRKVTLPQALRLMIRPLGVNINAQIKGTALVSAISVVELTYTAQRYIGSTYKPFEMFFLAGVLYLIIITAVGKGVSFLDRKVRIQ from the coding sequence TCCTGAAAGCCGCCGTGATCACGGTCGAACTTTCGGTTCTGACCATCGTGCTGGGGCTCATCTGCGGGGCACTTGGCGCAGCATCCCGGCTTTCGCGTTTTGCCATTCTGCGCTTCATCGGGGCGGCCTATGTCAGCTTCTTTCGTGGCACGCCCGCGCTGATCCAGCTGTTTCTGCTTTATTTCGGCGGCCCGCAGATCGGCATCCAGCTCGATGCCTTTCAGGCCGGTGTGATCGGGCTGGGCGTCAATATCGGGGCCTACATGACCGAGACGATGCGCGGTGCGATCGTCGCGGTCGACCGGGGCCAGACCGAGGCCGCCCGGACGCTGGGTCTGTCGAAGGCGCAGGCGTTCCGAAAGGTGACGTTGCCGCAGGCGCTGCGGCTGATGATCCGCCCGCTCGGCGTGAATATCAACGCACAGATCAAGGGCACGGCGCTCGTCTCCGCGATCTCGGTGGTGGAGCTGACCTATACCGCGCAACGCTACATCGGTTCGACCTACAAGCCGTTCGAGATGTTTTTCCTCGCGGGGGTTCTCTACCTCATCATCATCACCGCGGTGGGTAAGGGCGTGTCGTTCCTCGACCGCAAGGTGCGCATCCAATGA